Genomic DNA from Pseudomonas fitomaticsae:
TCGATCAGGCCCGGGCGCAACTGGGCGAAAGCCAGGCGCAACTGCAAGTCGCTCTGGTCAACCTCAAGCGCTACAAACTGCTCAGCGTCGACGACGGTGTATCGAAGCAGACCTACGACCAGCAACAGGCACTGGTCAACCAGCTCAAGGCCACCGCCCAGGGCAATCAGGCCTCGATTGATGCGGCTCAGGTCCAACTTTCCTACACCCAGATTCGCTCCCCGGTCACCGGTCGCGTCGGGATTCGCACGGTCGACGAAGGCAACTTCCTGCGCATGACCGACACCCAGGGTCTGTTCACCGTGACCCAGATCGACCCGATCGCCGTCGAGTTCTCCCTGCCCCAGCAAATGCTGCCAACCCTGCAAGGCCTGATCAGCGATCCACAGCGCGCGCAGGTCAAGGCCTACATTGGCGCCGACACCGACGGCGAAACCGGCAACCTGCTGGGCGAAGGTCACCTGACCCTGATCGACAACCAGATCAACGCCAACACCGGCACCATCCGCGCCAAGGCCGAGTTCGACAACCCGAACCAGAAGCTCTGGCCCGGCCTGCTGGTAACGGTAAAGATTCAGACAGCACTGGATAAAGATGCGCTGGTGGTTCCGCCCACCGTCGTACAACGCGGCCTCGATCAACACTTCGTGTACCGGGTCAACGGCGACAAGGTTGAAGCCGTGCAGGTGCAGATGGTTTATCAGGGCAGCGGCCAGGACATCATCAAGGGCGTGAAACCCGGCGACGTGCTGGTCAGTGACGGCCAGTCGCGGCTCAAGCCCGGTTCGACCGTGCAGGTCATGAGCGAACCGCCGCAGGTGGTGCAAGCGGAGCCCAAGCCATGAAGCAGCACAAAGGCGTTTCGACCTGGTGCATCGATCACCCGGTGGCGACGATTCTGCTGACCATCGCGCTGGTACTGGTCGGGGTGATTGCCTTCCCACGCTTGCCGATTGCCCCACTGCCGGAAGCGGAATTTCCGACGATCCAGGTCTCCGCCCAATTGCCCGGCGCCAGTCCGGACACCATGGCCTCGTCCGTGGCCACGCCGCTGGAGGTGCAATTCAGCGCCATTCCCGGCATGACCCAGATGACCTCCAGCAGTGCGCTGGGCTCCAGCCTGCTGACCCTGCAATTCACCCTCGACAAGAGCATCGACACCGCCGCTCAGGAAGTGCAGGCCGCGATCAACACCGCCGCCGGCAAACTGCCGAAAGATATGCCGACCCTGCCGACCTGGAAGAAGGTCAACCCGGCCGACAGCCCGGTGCTGATCCTTAGCGTCAGCTCCACGCAAATGCCCGGCACCGAGCTCAGCGATCTGGTGGAAACCCTGCTTGCGCGTCAGATCAGTCAGATCGACGGCGTAGGCCAGATCAACATCACCGGTCAGCAACGTCCGGCAATCCGCGTTCAGGCTTCGGCCGACAAACTGGCGGCCATCGGCCTGACCCTTGCCGATATTCGTGTGGCGATCCAGCAGACCAGTCTCAACCTCGCCAAGGGTGCGTTGTACGGCGACTCGAGCATTTCCACGCTGTCGACCAACGACCAGTTGTTCCATCCAGAGGAATACAGCCAGCTCATCGTTTCCTACAAGGACGGCGCCCCGGTTCACCTCAAGGATGTGGCGAAAGTCGTCAACGGTTCGGAGGATGCCTACGTGCAGGCCTGGGCCGGTGATCGACCGGGCGTGAACCTGGTGATCTCCCGCCAGCCCGGCGCCAACATCGTCGAAACCGTGGACCGGATTCAGGCCGCCCTGCCCGGCCTCGAAGCCATGCTGCCGGCCTCGGTACAGGTCAAAACCCTGATCGACCGCACCCAGACCATCCGCGCCTCGCTGCATGAAGTGGAAATCACCCTGCTGATCGCGATCCTGCTGGTGGTGGCAGTAATGGCGCTGTTCCTGCGCCAGCTGTCGGCAACGATGATTGTGTCGGCGGTACTCGGTGTGTCACTGACCGCCAGTTTCGCCCTGATGTACTTGCTCGGTTTCAGTCTGAATAACCTGACGCTGGTGGCCATCGTCGTGGCGGTAGGTTTCGTGGTCGACGATGCGATCGTGGTGGTGGAAAACATCCACCGTCACCTCGAGGCCGGCGACAGCATGCGCGACGCCGCGATCAAGGGCGCTGGCGAGATCGGTTTCACCGTGGTCTCGATCAGTTTCTCGCTGGTGGCCGCGTTCATTCCGCTGCTGTTCATGGGCGGCGTGGTCGGGCGCCTGTTCAAGGAGTTCGCCCTGACAGCCACCTCGACCATCATGATTTCCGTGGTGGTATCCCTGACGTTGGCGCCGACGCTGGCAGCGCTGTTCATGCGCAAACCGGTGCATCACGCCCATGACACACCGGGCTTCAGCGAGCGCCTGCTCGGCTGGTACGAAAAAGGCCTGCGCCGCGCCCTCGCCCACCAGAAACTGATGATCGGCGTGTTCGGCGTTTCCGTCGCGCTGGCGATTGGCGGCTACGTGTTTATCCCCAAGGGTTTCTTCCCGGTTCAGGACACCGGTTTCGTCCTCGGCACCACCGAAGCCGCCGCCGATATCTCCTACAGCGACATGGTGAAAAAACACCTGGCGATGGCCGAAATCGTCGCCGCCGATCCGGCCGTGCAGGCGTTTTCCCACTCGGTCGGCGTATCCGGCAGCAACCAGACCATCGCCAACGGTCGCTTCTGGATTGCCCTGAAACCACGGGGTGAGCGAGACGTCTCGGCCAGCCAGTTCATCGACCGCATTCGTCCGCAATTGATGAAAGTCCCCGGCATCGTGCTTTACCTGCGCGCCGGCCAGGACATCAACCTCAGCTCCGGCCCTAGCCGTGCGCAGTACCAATACGTGCTCAAGAGCAACGACGGACCGACGCTCGCCACCTGGACCCAGAAGCTCACGGAAAAACTGCGCAGCATCCCGGCGTTCCGTGACATTTCCAACGACCTGCAACTGGGCGGCAGCATCACTCACATCAGCATCGACCGCAGCGCCGCCGCGCGTTTTGGCCTGACGGCGAGTGATGTCGACGAGGCGCTGTACGATGCCTTCGGTCAGCGGCAGATCAACGAGTTCCAGACCCAGGTCAACCAGTACAACGTGATCCTGGAACTGGACACCAAGCAGCGCGGCAAGGCTGAAAGCCTCAACTATTTCTACCTGCGCTCGCCGCTCAGCGGGGAAATGGTGCCGCTGTCGGCGCTGGCCCGATTCGACGCGCCGACCATCGGCCCGCTGTCCATCGCCCATGACGGCATGTTCCCGGCCGCCAACCTGTCGTTCAACCTGGCGCCCGGCGTCGCGCTGGGTGACGCGGTAATCCTGCTCAATCAGGCCAAGGCCGAGATCGGCATGCCGACCGCGATCAGCGGCAACTTCCAGGGCGCGGCCCAGGCGTTCCAGAGTTCGCTGAAAAGTCAGCCGTGGCTGATTCTCGCGGCGCTGGTGGCGGTGTACATCATTCTCGGCGTGCTGTACGAGAGCTTCGTCCATCCGCTGACGATCATCTCGACCTTGCCGGCAGCCGGTCTCGGCGCGGTGATCATGTTGTGGATCTGCGGCCAGGACTTTTCGATCATGGCGCTGATCGGACTGGTGCTGCTGATCGGTATCGTCAAGAAGAACGGCATCCTGTTGATCGACTTCGCGCTTGAAGCGCAGCGCCATCGCGGGTTGTCTGCGCAGGATGCGATTTTCGAAGCGTGTATCACGCGGTTCCGGCCGATCATCATGACCACCCTCGCCGCCCTGCTCGGCGCGCTGCCGCTGATGCTCGGTTACGGCACCGGCGCCGAACTGCGCCAGCCGCTGGGGATCGCGGTTGTCGGCGGCCTGCTGGTCAGCCAGATGCTGACGCTGTTCACCACGCCGGTCATATACTTGTGGCTCGAGCGGCTGTTCCACAAGCCCAAACCTGCGCCCATCGCGGCGCTGGCAACGACAGACTGAGGCGGGTCATGCGCGTTCTGATTATCGAAGACGAAGAGAAAACCGCGGACTACCTGCACCGCGGCCTGACGGAACAGGGTTACACCGTGGATCTGGCCCGCGACGGCGTCGAGGGCCTGCACCTGGCGCTGGAAAGCGACTACGCGGTGATCGTCCTCGACGTGATGCTGCCGGGCCTTGATGGCTTTGGCGTGCTGCGCGCATTGCGTGCGCGCAAGCAGACGCCGGTGATCATGCTCACCGCCCGCGAGCGGGTCGAAGACCGGATCCGAGGCCTGCGCGACGGCGCCGACGACTACCTCGGCAAACCGTTTTCCTTCCTCGAACTGGTGGCGCGCCTGCAAGCGCTGACCCGGCGCAGTGGTGGCCATGAACCGGTGCAAGTGAGCATCGCCGACCTGTGGATTGATCTCATCAGCCGCAAGGCCACCCGCGCCGGCACCCGGCTGGATCTGACCGCGAAGGAGTTTTCACTGCTCAGCGTGCTCGCCAGGCGCCAGGGCGAAATCCTCTCGAAAACCGCGATTGCGGAAATGGTCTGGGACATCAATTTCGACAGCGACGCCAACGTGGTCGAAGTCGCGATCAAGCGTCTGCGGGCCAAGCTCGACGGGCCGTTCGACGAGAAACTGCTGCACACGATCCGGGGCATGGGTTATGTGCTGGAGAGCCGCGGTGTCCAGTAATTCCATCGCCCTGCGCCTGAGCGGGATGTTCACGCTGGTGGCACTGCTGGTGTTCCTGTTAATCGGCGGCGCGCTGTATCAACAAGTGGACAAAGGCCTGGGCCTGCTGCCGGAAGCGGAACTCGATGCGCGTTACAGCGTGCTCGAATCCGCGCTCAATCGCTATGGCACGCCGGAGCATTGGGTGAAGATCAACGCCAAGCTCAAGCTGCTCGGCGAAGAAGACAAGCGCATCCGTTTCTGGGTGGTCAGCGGCAATCCGGGCTACGAGTTCGGCGAGCTGGATGCCTTGATCCGCGCGTTCGCCCAAGGCCCGCTGGGCATGCGCGACCTGCAACTGCCGGACCATCCCTATCCGCTCAAAGTGTTGCTGACCGAGTTGCCAGCCAAGGATCAACGCCCGCCCCTGCGCTTCATGATCGGTATCGACACCGAGACCTTTCACCAGACCCAGCATCAGTTGCTGATTGCGCTGGTCAGCCTGGCGGTGATCGGTGTGCTGCTGGCCTCGGCATTGGGTTACTGGGTGGCGCGGATCGGCCTCAAGCCGTTGATCAAACTGTCCCACGAAGCCCAGCGTCTGGCGCCGCCGTTGCGGGCCGGGCGTCTGCGTCTGTCGCCGTTGCCGCCGGAACTGGAGCAGTTCGTCGACTCGTTCAACTCGACGCTGGAGCGGGTCGAACAAGCCTATTCGCGGCTGGAATCCTTCAACGCCGACGTCGCCCATGAGCTGCGCTCGCCGCTGACCAACCTGATCGGCCAGACCCAGGTCGCCCTCACTCGCGGACGCTCTGCCGAACACTATTTCGAAGTGCTGCAATCCAACCTCGAAGAACTGGAACGCCTGCGTTCGATCATCAACGACATGCTGTTTTTGGCCAGCGCCGATCAGGGCAGCAAGGCCACCAAACTGACCTCGACCTCGCTGGCCGATGAAGTGGCGACCACCCTCGAATATCTCGACTTCATCCTCGAAGACGCACAGGTCCAGGTTCGGGTAAGCGGCGATGCGCAGGTGCAGATCGAGATCGCTCATCTGCGCCGGGCCTTGATCAATCTGCTGAGCAACGCGGTACAACACACCGCGCCCGGTCAGGTGATCGAAGTGCAGATTGCGGTCGAGGAGCATCAGGTCAGCATCGGCGTGGCCAACCCCGGCTCACCGATTGCCAGCGAACATTTGCCTCGGTTGTTTGAGCGCTTCTACCGGGTCGATGCGTCGCGCAGCAATAGTGGCAACAACCACGGATTGGGGCTGGCGATCGTCAAGGCGATTGCGCTGATGCATGGGGGGGATGTGTTTGTGCGCAGTGATCGCGGGATGAATACCTTCGGGATTCATTTACCGGTCTGAGGACCGGGATCATTGCCATTCCCGCAACAGTCATTTATGAAAATCACGCTGTTTCCCAACGCCCGGCAACCTTATCTTTGCCCGCACCAAACAGCACTTGCCAAGCAAGAAGGTTTTCAAGATGTCCAACAGTATGGGTATTGCCAGCGCTTTCGTTTTGTCCTCATTGATCCTGTCGCCAATGGCGATGGCTGAAGAATCGCAGTCGTTCGTAGCGCAAAACGCCGCTCGCGCTCACGCATTCGAACAGCATCAGGCAGAAGTGATGGCCAAGGCTCAAGACGCCACGCAAGCCCCTCAGGCCGCAACTTCCCGGACTCAGGCTTCAGAGAAAGACAGCTGAGGCGCGCACCGCTCCGTTTCCCTCGACGCGGTTGTTTGGCTCTTCCCGTTCAACCGTCGTCCTTGCAGGCCGCTGATTTTCAGCGGCCTTTTTTCGTTGTGGTCTGTAAGCTGTCCGGTTCGTCTTTAACAATTAGAAACATCCCGCACCTCAAGACATTGAAGTGTCAGTTGACCCCAAGGAGCTTTACCGCACGTGCGTTACCCAGTTCGCTTCACCCCGCTGTTCATTGCAATTGCCGCAACGATTGCCCCCGCCGCCCACGCTGCCGAAGCCGAGCAACAAGGTTTCGTCGAAGGTGCGAGCCTCAACCTCAACGCCCGCAACTACTACATGAACCGCAACCGTCTGCAGCGGGCGGATGACAACATCGAGTGGGGCCAGGGTTTCCTCGGCAAATTCGAGTCGGGCTACACCGAAGGCACGGTCGGCTTCGGCATCGATGCCCACGCCATGCTCGGTTTGAAACTCGACGGCGGTGGTGGCACCGATAATTCCAGCATCCTGCCAGTCAGCGACGGCAGCGGCAAAGCGCCGGGCTCGTTCTCCACGGCGGGCGGCACCCTGAAAGCGCGTGCATTCGATACTGAGCTGAAGGCCGGCGACCTGTTCCTCGCCAACCCGGTGATCGCCGGTGGCGAGACGCGCATGCTGCCGCAGACCTTTCGCGGCCTCAGCCTGACCAACCACAGCTTCGATGGCTGGATGATCGAAGGTGGCCAGGCCAGCTTCACCAAGCCCTACAACCAGAGCGGTCACAAACGCATCGGCACCTCTTACGGCAGCCTCGCCGACGGCGACAAGAGCCAGCACCTGAACTGGGCCGGCGTGGCCTGGAGCGGTGTCGAAGGCCTGACCAGCAGCCTGTATGCCTCCGAGCTGAAGGACATCTGGAACCAGTACTACTACGACCTCGACTACACCTGGGCGCTGAATGATCGGGTGACCCTCAACCCGGGCCTGCACGTCTATCACACGCAGGACACCGGCGACGCGCTGCTGGGCAACATCGACAACAACACCTACAGCCTGCATTTCACCGTAGGTGTCGGCAGCCACAGCGTCACCGCCGCGTATCAGCGGGTCAACGGCAACACGCCGTTCGATTACATCAGCCAGGGTGACAGCGTTTACCTCGACAACTCGCAGCAGTATTCGGACTTCAACGGCCCGAACGAGCGCTCGTGGAAACTCAAGTACGCCTACGACTTCGCCGGCGTCGGTCTGCCGGGCCTGACCTCGTCGCTGTCCTACTCGCGCGGCACGCTGGACCTGACCAAGGTCGACCCGGACAGCAAGGGTTACGCCTCGTGGTACAACGCCGAAGGCCGCAACGCCAAGCACTGGGAGCGCGACATCGATCTCAAATACGTGGTGCAGAGCGGTCAGGCCAAAGACCTGGCGGTACGTCTGCAATGGGCGACCAACCGTGGAGGCAACGGTTACGGCGCGCTGGATACAGACACAGATGAATACCGTGTGATCATCGACTACCCGATCAACGTCTTCTAAGATCGGCGCTACAGTAAAAGGCCAGCCTGATGCGCTGGCCTTTTTCTTGCCTGTGGCAGCGAAGCGGGTACAACTACGCTTACAAGAATCCCTTACCGAAACCGAACCATGATCGCGAGCCGCACCCCTACCGTTCCCGGCACGACCGGACGCTCCGAGCTGCTGCTGATCCTCGGCAGCCTGCTGAGCGTGATCGCGATTGTGTGCATCGTCACGTTCCTGCTGATCCGCGAACACGCCAACGCCCAGGAATCGGCCACCCGCGGCGCCACTACCATCGCCCAGCTGATCGACGCCGACGTGCTGCGCACCGTCGAGCTGTATGACCTGACGCTGCAAGGGCTGATCGCCGCCGCCCAGCGTGACGACCTGAAAGACGTGTCGCCACAGATCCGCCATCTGGCGCTGTTCGATCGCTCCACCACCGCGCGTTTCAAGGGCGACATTCTGTTGCTCGACAAGTATGGCGACGTGATTGCCGACTCCTCGCGGGTCGAACCGCTGCCGGGCAATTTCGCCGACCGCGACTACTTCCTCGCCCACGCCTTCAACCGCGACACCGGCATGTTCATCAGCCGTCCGTTCAAACCCCGCTGCGACTGCGATGACGCGAACCAGTGGCGAATCAGCTTCAGTCGGCGCATCTCTTCGGACACTGGCGAGTTTCTGGGCGTGGCCGTGGCGTCGATGAAACTCGATTACTTCGATCAGCTGTTCAACAGCCTCGACATCGGCATCGACAGCACCCTCAATATCATCAACAACGACGGCATCCTGCTCGCGCAGAAGCCTTATCTGCAGAGCGATTCGATCGGCAAGAGCTTTGCCGCCCGACCCAATGTGGTGCGGATTCTGCGCGACAGCAACGGCAATGGCAGTTTCAACAGCATTTCGAGCATGGATTATCAGCAACGGCTGTACACCTATTCGCGGGTCGGCAATCTGCCGCTGACGGTGATCGTTGCCCTGTCCAGCGAGGAAGTGTTTGGTGCGTGGCGACGTACCGCGATACTGATCAGCGGCGCCACCGGTGTGCTGTGTGCCGGCCTGCTGTGGCTGACCTGTCTGTTGGCCCGGGAGCTGCGCCTGCGTCAGCGGGCCGAACGTGAACTGGCGCAATTGGCCGCCACCGATGCCCTGACCGGGGTCGCCAACCGACGGATGCTCGATCAGTCGCTGCGCCACGAGTGGTTCCGCGCCCAGCGCTCGGGCAAGCCGCTGTCACTGCTCATGATCGATGCCGACCACTTCAAGGCCTTCAACGATCGCCACGGGCATCAGGGCGGGGATCAGGCGTTGCGTGAGCTGGCGAGGGTGATTACCGCCAACGTTCGGCGTCCGGCGGATCTGGTGGCACGGTATGGCGGTGAGGAGTTTTCGGTGATCCTCGCGGAAACCGACAGCGTCGGGGCGCAGCAGATCGCCGAGCACATTCGTGCGGCGGTGGAACAACTGCCGAGCGTCAATGAAGACCAGTCACCGATGACCGTGAGCATCGGCATCAGCACCTGGACTGCGGCGAGCGAGATCAGCCTGGAGCAGCTGTTGTTCGCGGCGGACAGGGCGTTGTACCAGGCCAAGGAAGGTGGGCGAAACCAGGTCGTCGTGGCCTGAGAACAGGTATAAAAAAAGGCCACCCAAAGGTGGCCTTCAAAAAACTAGAGAGGTTTTTTACTTACACCGCCGCAACCGGGCGCATGTAAGAGATTGGTGCAGTGCTGGCGTCTTCGAACGTCACGACTTCCCAGGCATCTTTCTGCTCAATCAACTTGCGCAGCAGCTGGTTGTTCAGTGCGTGGCCGGACTTGAAGCCCTTGAACTCACCAATCAGGCTGTTGCCCAGCAGGTACAGATCGCCAATCGCATCGAGGATCTTGTGCTTCACGAATTCGTCTTCATAGCGAAGGCCGTCTTCGTTCAGTACGCCATCGGCATCGACCACGATCGCGTTTTCCACGCTGCCGCCGAGTGCGAGGTTGTGCTTGCGCAGGTACTCGATGTCACTCATGAAACCGAAAGTACGGGCGCGGCTGACTTCTTTTACGAACGAAGTGCTGGAAAAATCCACGCTTGCACTTTGGGTGCGGTCCCGGAAAACCGGGTGATCGAAGTCGATCTCGAAGCTCACCTTGAACCCTTCGAAAGGGACGAAAGTGGCGCGCTTGTCGCCGTCTTCCACTGTCACTTCACGCAGGATGCGGATGAATTTCTTGGCGGCGTCCTGTTCTTCCAGGCCAGCCGATTGAATCAGGAATACGAAAGGTCCTGCGCTGCCATCCATGATCGGGACTTCAGACGCGGAGAGCTCGACGTAGGCGTTATCGATGCCCAGGCCAGCCATGGCCGAGAGCAGGTGCTCCACCGTGTCTACCTTCACGTCACCGTTGACCAGCGTCGTCGACATGGTTGTCTCGCCGACGTTGGCCGCGCGAGCCGGTATCTCGACAACCGGATCGAGATCGGCACGACGAAAGACGATCCCGGTGTCGACAGGTGCAGGCTTGAGGGTCAGGTAAACCTTCTCCCCGGAGTGCAGACCTACACCGGTGGCACGGATAATATTTTTCAGTGTGCGTTGTTTAATCATGGCATGGGCCGCTTCAGCGCAAATTGCGAACTGGTATCAACAAAGGCTGGCGATGATAGCAGACCGAGCCTTTGCTGAACACCAATCACCTGAATACCCCTGATACATTTCATCAATCGGCCTGACGACGCAGGAAAGCCGGGATGTCCAGGTAGTCCAGGTCATCTTGCGGATTCATCTTCGCGGCAGTCGCAGCACCGGCCTGAGCCTGGTTGCGCATGACGGTCGGACGGTCCAGGTCACGGTAGTTCACCGCGGGCGCTTCCTGACGAGCGGGTGCCGGTTGCTGCACTTGAGCAGCCGCCATCGAGGTGTGAACAGTGTTGTCGATGACCTTCACAGGCTTCTCGATTTTCGCGCCCAGACCGGTGGCAACCACGGTCACGTGCAGCTCGTCGCGCATGTCCGGATCGATTACGGTACCGACCTTGACCATCGCGTGCTCGGAAGCGAAGGCTTCGATGATCGAACCCACGTCGGAGTACTCACCCAGGGACAGGTCAGGACCGGCAGTGATGTTCACCAGGATGCCGCGTGCGCCTTGCAGGTTCACGTCTTCCAGCAGCGGGTTGCGGATGGCCGCTTCGGTCGCTTCACGTGCACGGTTCGGACCGCTGGCGCAGCCAGTGCCCATCATCGCCATGCCCATTTCGCTCATCACGGTGCGTACGTCGGCGAAGTCGACGTTGATCATGCCCGGACGTTTGATGATGTCGGAGATACCGCGAACGGCACCGGCCAGTACATCGTCAGCCTTGGCGAAAGCCGACAGCAGGCTTGCGTCCTTGCCGAGAATGGTCAGCAGTTTTTCGTTCGGAATGGTGATCAGCGAGTCGACGCTTTCCGAGAGCATGCGGATGCCTTCGTCGGCGATCTGCATACGCTTGCGGCCTTCGAACGGGAACGGACGGGTCACGACCGCAACGGTCAGGATGCCCATTTCCTTGGCCACTTCGGCGATGATCGGCGCAGCACCGGTACCGGTACCGCCGCCCATGCCGGTGGTGATGAACACCATGTTGGTGCCGGCCAGCACTTCAGCGATGCGCTCGCGATCTTCCAGCGCAGCCTGACGGCCGACTTCCGGGTTGGCGCCGGCGCCCAGGCCTTTGGTCACGCCGGTGCCCAGTTGCAGAATGGTGCGCGCGCCGATGTTTTTCAGCGCTTGAGCATCGGTGTTGGCGCAGATGAATTCCACGCCTTCGATGTTGCTCTTGACCATGTGGTTGACAGCGTTGCCGCCGCCACCGCCAACACCGATAACTTTGATTACCGGGCTTGCGGGGATGTTGTCTACGAGTTCGAACATTTTCCCTCTCCTTACATTCTCTAGTTTTTTCGCCTACTGCTGTTTGTTGCGGTGCTGCGGTAAAGCGTTAGAAGTTGCCTTGAACCCACTTCTTCAAACGGTCCAGCAACGGCGCCTGCGGCTCATCGTTGCTGTAGCTGTCGCGGCTGCCGATGCCCGAGAACGAGATCCCGTCGGACTGCTTCTGCAGGCCGTACATCAACAAGCCAACGCCAGTGGAATAAATCGGGTTGCGTACCACGTCATCCAGACCTTTCACGCCATGTGGCACGCCCAGGCGGACCGGCATGTGGAAGATTTCTTCGGCCAGTTCCGTGGCGCCTTCCATCTTCGAGGTACCACCGGTCAGCACGATGCCGGCCGGGATCAGGTCTTCGTAGCCGCTGCGACGCAGCTCGGCCTGGATCAGGGTGAACAGTTCGTCGTAACGCGGCTCGACCACTTCGGCCAGGGCCTGACGGGACAGTTCGCGCGGCGGACGGTCGCCGACGCT
This window encodes:
- a CDS encoding efflux RND transporter periplasmic adaptor subunit, coding for MQIQKKKALLAILLIAFAVGALWFTLKPAPAKLATPTAIPVRVVAVSEKDIPRYTSGIGSVLSLHSVVVRPQIDGILTKLLVKEGQLVKQGDLLATIDDRSIRASLDQARAQLGESQAQLQVALVNLKRYKLLSVDDGVSKQTYDQQQALVNQLKATAQGNQASIDAAQVQLSYTQIRSPVTGRVGIRTVDEGNFLRMTDTQGLFTVTQIDPIAVEFSLPQQMLPTLQGLISDPQRAQVKAYIGADTDGETGNLLGEGHLTLIDNQINANTGTIRAKAEFDNPNQKLWPGLLVTVKIQTALDKDALVVPPTVVQRGLDQHFVYRVNGDKVEAVQVQMVYQGSGQDIIKGVKPGDVLVSDGQSRLKPGSTVQVMSEPPQVVQAEPKP
- a CDS encoding multidrug efflux RND transporter permease subunit — translated: MKQHKGVSTWCIDHPVATILLTIALVLVGVIAFPRLPIAPLPEAEFPTIQVSAQLPGASPDTMASSVATPLEVQFSAIPGMTQMTSSSALGSSLLTLQFTLDKSIDTAAQEVQAAINTAAGKLPKDMPTLPTWKKVNPADSPVLILSVSSTQMPGTELSDLVETLLARQISQIDGVGQINITGQQRPAIRVQASADKLAAIGLTLADIRVAIQQTSLNLAKGALYGDSSISTLSTNDQLFHPEEYSQLIVSYKDGAPVHLKDVAKVVNGSEDAYVQAWAGDRPGVNLVISRQPGANIVETVDRIQAALPGLEAMLPASVQVKTLIDRTQTIRASLHEVEITLLIAILLVVAVMALFLRQLSATMIVSAVLGVSLTASFALMYLLGFSLNNLTLVAIVVAVGFVVDDAIVVVENIHRHLEAGDSMRDAAIKGAGEIGFTVVSISFSLVAAFIPLLFMGGVVGRLFKEFALTATSTIMISVVVSLTLAPTLAALFMRKPVHHAHDTPGFSERLLGWYEKGLRRALAHQKLMIGVFGVSVALAIGGYVFIPKGFFPVQDTGFVLGTTEAAADISYSDMVKKHLAMAEIVAADPAVQAFSHSVGVSGSNQTIANGRFWIALKPRGERDVSASQFIDRIRPQLMKVPGIVLYLRAGQDINLSSGPSRAQYQYVLKSNDGPTLATWTQKLTEKLRSIPAFRDISNDLQLGGSITHISIDRSAAARFGLTASDVDEALYDAFGQRQINEFQTQVNQYNVILELDTKQRGKAESLNYFYLRSPLSGEMVPLSALARFDAPTIGPLSIAHDGMFPAANLSFNLAPGVALGDAVILLNQAKAEIGMPTAISGNFQGAAQAFQSSLKSQPWLILAALVAVYIILGVLYESFVHPLTIISTLPAAGLGAVIMLWICGQDFSIMALIGLVLLIGIVKKNGILLIDFALEAQRHRGLSAQDAIFEACITRFRPIIMTTLAALLGALPLMLGYGTGAELRQPLGIAVVGGLLVSQMLTLFTTPVIYLWLERLFHKPKPAPIAALATTD
- a CDS encoding heavy metal response regulator transcription factor; the protein is MRVLIIEDEEKTADYLHRGLTEQGYTVDLARDGVEGLHLALESDYAVIVLDVMLPGLDGFGVLRALRARKQTPVIMLTARERVEDRIRGLRDGADDYLGKPFSFLELVARLQALTRRSGGHEPVQVSIADLWIDLISRKATRAGTRLDLTAKEFSLLSVLARRQGEILSKTAIAEMVWDINFDSDANVVEVAIKRLRAKLDGPFDEKLLHTIRGMGYVLESRGVQ
- a CDS encoding heavy metal sensor histidine kinase, with product MSSNSIALRLSGMFTLVALLVFLLIGGALYQQVDKGLGLLPEAELDARYSVLESALNRYGTPEHWVKINAKLKLLGEEDKRIRFWVVSGNPGYEFGELDALIRAFAQGPLGMRDLQLPDHPYPLKVLLTELPAKDQRPPLRFMIGIDTETFHQTQHQLLIALVSLAVIGVLLASALGYWVARIGLKPLIKLSHEAQRLAPPLRAGRLRLSPLPPELEQFVDSFNSTLERVEQAYSRLESFNADVAHELRSPLTNLIGQTQVALTRGRSAEHYFEVLQSNLEELERLRSIINDMLFLASADQGSKATKLTSTSLADEVATTLEYLDFILEDAQVQVRVSGDAQVQIEIAHLRRALINLLSNAVQHTAPGQVIEVQIAVEEHQVSIGVANPGSPIASEHLPRLFERFYRVDASRSNSGNNHGLGLAIVKAIALMHGGDVFVRSDRGMNTFGIHLPV
- a CDS encoding OprD family porin, which encodes MRYPVRFTPLFIAIAATIAPAAHAAEAEQQGFVEGASLNLNARNYYMNRNRLQRADDNIEWGQGFLGKFESGYTEGTVGFGIDAHAMLGLKLDGGGGTDNSSILPVSDGSGKAPGSFSTAGGTLKARAFDTELKAGDLFLANPVIAGGETRMLPQTFRGLSLTNHSFDGWMIEGGQASFTKPYNQSGHKRIGTSYGSLADGDKSQHLNWAGVAWSGVEGLTSSLYASELKDIWNQYYYDLDYTWALNDRVTLNPGLHVYHTQDTGDALLGNIDNNTYSLHFTVGVGSHSVTAAYQRVNGNTPFDYISQGDSVYLDNSQQYSDFNGPNERSWKLKYAYDFAGVGLPGLTSSLSYSRGTLDLTKVDPDSKGYASWYNAEGRNAKHWERDIDLKYVVQSGQAKDLAVRLQWATNRGGNGYGALDTDTDEYRVIIDYPINVF
- a CDS encoding sensor domain-containing diguanylate cyclase, which produces MIASRTPTVPGTTGRSELLLILGSLLSVIAIVCIVTFLLIREHANAQESATRGATTIAQLIDADVLRTVELYDLTLQGLIAAAQRDDLKDVSPQIRHLALFDRSTTARFKGDILLLDKYGDVIADSSRVEPLPGNFADRDYFLAHAFNRDTGMFISRPFKPRCDCDDANQWRISFSRRISSDTGEFLGVAVASMKLDYFDQLFNSLDIGIDSTLNIINNDGILLAQKPYLQSDSIGKSFAARPNVVRILRDSNGNGSFNSISSMDYQQRLYTYSRVGNLPLTVIVALSSEEVFGAWRRTAILISGATGVLCAGLLWLTCLLARELRLRQRAERELAQLAATDALTGVANRRMLDQSLRHEWFRAQRSGKPLSLLMIDADHFKAFNDRHGHQGGDQALRELARVITANVRRPADLVARYGGEEFSVILAETDSVGAQQIAEHIRAAVEQLPSVNEDQSPMTVSIGISTWTAASEISLEQLLFAADRALYQAKEGGRNQVVVA
- the lpxC gene encoding UDP-3-O-acyl-N-acetylglucosamine deacetylase — protein: MIKQRTLKNIIRATGVGLHSGEKVYLTLKPAPVDTGIVFRRADLDPVVEIPARAANVGETTMSTTLVNGDVKVDTVEHLLSAMAGLGIDNAYVELSASEVPIMDGSAGPFVFLIQSAGLEEQDAAKKFIRILREVTVEDGDKRATFVPFEGFKVSFEIDFDHPVFRDRTQSASVDFSSTSFVKEVSRARTFGFMSDIEYLRKHNLALGGSVENAIVVDADGVLNEDGLRYEDEFVKHKILDAIGDLYLLGNSLIGEFKGFKSGHALNNQLLRKLIEQKDAWEVVTFEDASTAPISYMRPVAAV